A single genomic interval of Mercenaria mercenaria strain notata unplaced genomic scaffold, MADL_Memer_1 contig_1445, whole genome shotgun sequence harbors:
- the LOC128551646 gene encoding uncharacterized protein LOC128551646 yields the protein MSFIFGSCGECVNTTGVKCEWCSESVSCQPPSSPCMSQSPVSKVKLCPSVMDSRGIHFIPNGVLTNVSLLAKNLPVSSNIKYSCIVPKALVYVHANRHGNNVSCGLN from the exons atgtcttttatatttGGAAGTTGTGGTGAGTGTGTTAACACAACAGGTGTTAAGTGCGAATGGTGTTCGGAAAGTGTGTCTTGTCAACCGCCATCGTCACCTTGCATGTCCCAGTCGCCAGTTTCTAAA GTAAAGTTATGCCCAAGTGTAATGGACAGCCGAGGGATTCATTTTATACCAAATGGTGTCTTAACTAATGTTTCCTTACTCGCAAAGAATTTACCTGTT tCATCAAATATTAAATACAGCTGTATCGTGCCGAAAGCACTGGTCTATGTACACGCAAACAGACATGGCAACAATGTATCTTGTGGATTAAAT